A single genomic interval of Terriglobus albidus harbors:
- a CDS encoding molybdopterin-dependent oxidoreductase has translation MPDVNFIVDGKQLTAPAGTLLIDACKAAGIEIPAFCYYPGLSLQAACRMCVVRVEKMPKLQTACTTPVAEGMVVQTETPEIAQARKATIQLLLGNHPLDCPVCDAGGECELQDMTFKYGAADSFYTEPKNHREEQKWSPAVYFDRPRCILCYRCVRMCGEGMDVFALGIQNRGSSAVIAPNIPASESATGMQQLDCEECGMCIDACPVGALTSDSYRYKTRPWEMNHVGTVCTHCGDGCKTTLGVRRSSDGMEIVRGDNRDRSGINNDFLCAKGRFAFDFANHEERLTQPLVRQADGKLKPVSWEEALTVVGKKFKEVRDSKGGHSLGVIGSNRITNEEAYLLQKFARSVLGTANIDHHRTADYTTFARALSSTSGKTASQRDTTTAKAVLLIGGDPTNQNPLTAWNLRTDVRLNKARIYVANHAPIKLRRQAKAFLQVTDLGYGSLAAYLNGDDAAAQAAVADVNALAAFRDAVKGEENLLVLIGNELRGTDLEKLVQFALSLPNAKVALLSDYVNSRGAADMGLLPDLLPGYIPWMQPKEFAAEYGDHFPAAKGLDLLQQFDAAATGELGALYVVGANPVARYSVDPATLKNTFLVVQDMYLTETAVLADVVLPAANLYEKSGSVTNSYGDLQLVRKAADKAGVRSDFEIIVRIADKMDHKVQSLVPFGNGLRADFGQTRGAQSGEADRHAVWLSANNMEPKLSPFDPFAILDEIHRLVPGYGGLLRLQLLSGNDQHVEPIVNKNELIQIDGDANRRDLVLPANDTLFTSGTLGRYSEKLIQLHGKYSQEATPTAAD, from the coding sequence ATGCCAGACGTAAATTTCATTGTCGACGGCAAACAGCTCACCGCTCCGGCGGGAACGCTGCTGATCGATGCCTGCAAGGCTGCAGGCATCGAGATTCCTGCCTTCTGCTACTACCCGGGTCTCTCGCTGCAGGCGGCCTGCCGCATGTGCGTGGTTCGCGTTGAGAAGATGCCGAAGCTGCAGACGGCGTGCACCACACCCGTAGCCGAGGGCATGGTAGTGCAGACCGAAACACCTGAGATCGCTCAGGCCCGCAAGGCGACCATCCAGCTCCTGCTTGGCAATCACCCGCTCGATTGCCCGGTATGTGATGCCGGCGGCGAGTGCGAACTGCAGGACATGACCTTCAAGTACGGTGCGGCCGATAGCTTCTATACCGAGCCGAAGAACCACCGCGAAGAGCAGAAGTGGTCGCCTGCCGTGTACTTCGACCGCCCACGCTGCATCCTCTGCTATCGCTGCGTACGTATGTGCGGCGAGGGTATGGATGTCTTCGCTCTGGGTATCCAGAACCGCGGCTCCTCTGCCGTGATCGCTCCGAATATCCCCGCAAGCGAATCCGCTACCGGCATGCAGCAACTCGACTGCGAAGAGTGCGGCATGTGTATCGATGCCTGCCCGGTCGGCGCACTGACTTCGGACTCGTATCGCTATAAGACCCGCCCGTGGGAGATGAATCACGTCGGCACCGTCTGCACGCACTGCGGCGACGGCTGCAAGACAACGCTCGGTGTTCGTCGCTCGTCGGATGGTATGGAGATCGTTCGCGGCGATAACCGTGACCGCTCCGGCATCAACAACGACTTCCTCTGCGCCAAGGGCCGCTTCGCCTTCGACTTCGCCAATCACGAAGAGCGTCTGACACAGCCGCTGGTTCGCCAGGCAGACGGCAAGCTGAAGCCCGTCTCATGGGAAGAAGCACTGACGGTTGTCGGCAAGAAGTTCAAGGAAGTACGCGACAGCAAGGGCGGCCATTCGCTCGGTGTCATCGGATCGAACCGCATCACCAACGAAGAGGCATACCTGCTGCAGAAGTTCGCTCGCAGTGTGCTCGGCACCGCCAATATCGATCATCACCGCACCGCCGACTACACCACCTTCGCCCGCGCTCTGAGCAGCACGAGTGGCAAGACGGCGTCGCAGCGTGACACCACCACGGCCAAGGCTGTACTTCTGATCGGCGGCGATCCCACCAACCAGAATCCGCTGACGGCTTGGAATCTGCGTACCGATGTTCGCCTGAACAAGGCTCGCATCTACGTTGCGAATCACGCTCCGATCAAGCTTCGCCGTCAGGCCAAGGCCTTCCTGCAGGTAACCGATCTCGGCTACGGCTCCTTGGCTGCTTATCTGAATGGCGACGACGCGGCGGCACAGGCAGCAGTGGCCGACGTCAACGCGCTTGCAGCCTTCCGCGATGCCGTGAAGGGCGAAGAGAACCTCCTGGTCCTGATCGGCAACGAGCTACGCGGTACCGATCTCGAGAAGCTGGTACAGTTTGCTCTCTCGCTGCCAAACGCGAAGGTTGCTCTGCTGTCCGATTACGTCAACTCGCGCGGCGCCGCCGACATGGGCCTGCTGCCTGACCTTCTACCGGGTTACATCCCGTGGATGCAGCCGAAGGAGTTTGCCGCCGAATACGGCGATCACTTCCCGGCAGCCAAGGGCCTGGACCTGCTGCAGCAGTTCGATGCGGCAGCGACCGGTGAGCTCGGAGCTCTCTACGTCGTTGGAGCGAACCCTGTCGCCCGCTACTCCGTCGATCCGGCAACGTTGAAGAACACCTTCCTGGTGGTCCAGGATATGTACCTGACCGAGACAGCCGTTCTTGCCGATGTGGTTCTGCCGGCGGCAAACCTTTATGAGAAGTCGGGCTCGGTGACCAACAGCTACGGTGACCTGCAGCTCGTCCGCAAAGCCGCGGACAAGGCCGGCGTTCGTTCGGACTTCGAGATCATCGTGCGCATCGCCGACAAGATGGATCACAAGGTTCAATCGTTGGTTCCCTTCGGCAACGGCCTGCGCGCCGACTTCGGACAGACCCGCGGAGCCCAGTCGGGTGAGGCGGATCGTCATGCAGTCTGGCTCTCGGCTAACAATATGGAGCCGAAGCTCTCGCCGTTCGATCCTTTCGCCATCCTGGACGAGATTCACCGTCTGGTGCCGGGTTACGGCGGCCTGCTTCGCCTGCAGTTGCTCAGCGGCAATGATCAGCATGTCGAGCCGATCGTCAACAAGAATGAGCTGATTCAGATCGATGGCGATGCCAATCGCCGTGACCTGGTGCTGCCGGCCAATGACACTCTGTTTACCTCCGGCACGCTTGGCCGTTACTCGGAGAAACTCATCCAGCTTCACGGCAAGTACAGCCAGGAAGCTACACCCACGGCTGCGGACTAA
- the nuoE gene encoding complex I 24 kDa subunit family protein has translation MSAVTNTIFSPELAARFDKLVTLYPVKRSALIPMLLYAQDEVGYVSDAVVHEIAQRLDLFELDVRNVLSYYSMLRTKPAGKYNVQVCTNISCMLRGGYEILDHCKAKLGIGHKEVTPDKLFSLEEVECIGACCWAPAMQVNYDFHEDLTPAKVDQILDDYAAGRGKDVK, from the coding sequence ATGAGCGCTGTCACCAACACGATCTTTTCGCCTGAGCTGGCCGCCCGCTTTGACAAGCTGGTGACGCTGTATCCGGTCAAGCGTTCGGCGCTGATCCCCATGCTGTTGTACGCACAGGACGAGGTCGGCTACGTCTCCGACGCCGTCGTGCATGAGATCGCGCAGCGTCTGGATCTGTTCGAGCTGGACGTGCGCAATGTTCTCAGCTACTACTCCATGCTGCGCACCAAGCCGGCCGGCAAGTACAACGTACAGGTCTGTACCAACATCAGCTGCATGCTGCGTGGCGGGTACGAGATTCTGGATCACTGCAAGGCCAAACTGGGCATCGGCCACAAGGAAGTCACTCCCGACAAGCTCTTCTCTCTGGAAGAGGTGGAGTGCATCGGAGCCTGCTGCTGGGCTCCCGCCATGCAGGTGAACTATGACTTTCACGAGGACCTGACTCCCGCGAAGGTCGACCAGATTCTGGATGATTACGCTGCCGGTCGTGGAAAGGACGTGAAGTAA
- a CDS encoding NADH-quinone oxidoreductase subunit A has protein sequence MQIPYIWNYLPLALQILAALALAGGMVTASYILGKHRRTKVKLSTYECGMEPVGDARGRFTVRFYMVAMLFILFDVEAVFMLPWAVIYKHLPTLTGSRFFGFNEMLVYIGFVAVGLFYVWKKGILDWAADKGDL, from the coding sequence ATGCAAATTCCTTATATTTGGAACTATCTTCCGCTGGCCCTTCAAATCCTTGCAGCCCTTGCACTTGCGGGCGGCATGGTGACGGCCAGCTACATCCTTGGGAAGCATCGCCGTACCAAGGTCAAGCTCTCAACCTATGAGTGCGGTATGGAGCCCGTCGGCGATGCGCGTGGCCGGTTCACCGTTCGGTTCTACATGGTGGCCATGCTGTTCATCCTGTTCGACGTGGAAGCGGTCTTCATGTTGCCCTGGGCCGTTATCTACAAACACCTTCCAACACTGACCGGTTCCCGCTTCTTCGGTTTCAACGAGATGCTGGTCTATATCGGCTTCGTCGCCGTGGGTCTGTTCTACGTCTGGAAGAAGGGCATCCTCGACTGGGCTGCCGATAAGGGAGACCTCTAG
- the nuoD gene encoding NADH dehydrogenase (quinone) subunit D, whose product MPTSVEDLINPGVDDVIADSKLHGNIDPAQDQTMVLNMGPQHPSTHGVLRVVLEVDGESVVALAPDIGYLHTGIEKTCEAKFYQQVVPLTDRIDYLCPMTNNLTYCLAVEKLLQLEIPERAQYLRVLLNELTRLNSHLVWLGTHAMDIGALTVFLYCFREREEILRIFEMVAGQRMMTSYFRIGGLSMEPPIDFYDRVRNFLKIMPEKIAEYENLLTGNPIWMGRLKNVGHLSAADAIALGVTGPPLRASGVDWDLRRDMPYSGYEKFKFEVPVSQVGDVWARYEVRMKEMYESVKIATQALEGLPEGRITADAPKIVLPDREQMKTQMESLIHHFKIVTEGFAVPAGQVYQGVESPRGEMGYFVVSDGTAKPFRVHMRNPSFATLQALETMCKGRLLADVVAVIGSIDIVLGEIDR is encoded by the coding sequence ATGCCGACCTCAGTTGAAGACCTCATCAATCCGGGCGTTGACGACGTAATCGCCGACTCCAAGCTGCATGGCAACATCGATCCGGCACAGGACCAGACAATGGTCCTGAACATGGGTCCGCAGCACCCTTCCACTCACGGCGTACTGCGCGTGGTGCTGGAGGTTGACGGCGAGAGTGTTGTCGCCCTGGCGCCCGATATCGGCTATCTGCACACCGGCATCGAGAAGACCTGCGAGGCGAAGTTCTATCAGCAGGTTGTGCCGCTGACCGACCGCATCGACTACCTCTGCCCGATGACCAACAATCTGACCTACTGCCTGGCGGTTGAGAAGCTGCTGCAGTTGGAGATTCCGGAGCGGGCACAGTATCTGCGCGTGCTGCTGAATGAGCTGACCCGTCTGAACAGCCACCTGGTATGGCTGGGAACGCACGCCATGGATATCGGCGCGCTGACGGTCTTCCTCTACTGCTTCCGCGAGCGCGAAGAGATTCTGCGCATCTTCGAGATGGTGGCCGGTCAGCGCATGATGACCAGCTACTTCCGCATTGGCGGTCTCAGCATGGAACCGCCGATCGACTTCTACGATCGCGTGCGGAACTTCCTGAAGATCATGCCGGAGAAGATCGCCGAATACGAGAATCTGCTCACCGGGAATCCGATCTGGATGGGACGCCTGAAGAACGTCGGCCACCTCTCGGCGGCCGATGCCATCGCTCTTGGCGTAACCGGGCCGCCGCTGCGCGCCTCGGGTGTGGACTGGGATCTACGCCGCGACATGCCCTACTCGGGCTATGAGAAGTTCAAGTTCGAGGTTCCGGTCTCGCAGGTCGGCGACGTGTGGGCTCGTTATGAAGTCCGCATGAAGGAGATGTACGAGTCGGTGAAGATCGCCACCCAGGCCCTTGAGGGCTTGCCGGAGGGCCGCATCACCGCCGATGCCCCGAAGATCGTCCTTCCGGATCGCGAACAGATGAAGACCCAGATGGAGAGTCTGATCCATCACTTCAAGATCGTGACCGAAGGCTTTGCGGTGCCTGCAGGCCAGGTCTACCAGGGTGTTGAGTCGCCGCGTGGTGAGATGGGCTACTTTGTGGTGTCGGACGGAACGGCGAAGCCTTTCCGTGTGCATATGCGCAATCCTTCGTTCGCTACGCTGCAGGCGCTGGAGACGATGTGTAAGGGAAGACTTCTGGCCGATGTTGTCGCCGTGATTGGATCGATCGACATCGTGCTTGGAGAGATTGACAGGTAG
- the nuoF gene encoding NADH-quinone oxidoreductase subunit NuoF produces MPTLVSHPDEVKIISRRFGAGAADIDKYLEMDGYKAVQMAIEKGAEWVINEMKASGLRGRGGAGFPTGLKWSFVPKQSEKPKYVLVNGDESEPGTCKDHVIFLHDPHSVIEGTMIAGLAIGAKMGFIYLRGEYRYLLKVVEKAVADAYAKGFLGKNIFGKEGVDFDIVTQTGAGAYEVGEESALMESLEGKRGVPRIKPPFPAVVGLYGGPTVINNAETIASAPHILLMGGEPYAKVGSERNGGTRLFGISGHVERPGVYELPMGYNLKKAIYEVAGGVKGGRKLKAVVPGGSSCPVLKADELDVGLDFDQMGKAGTMLGSGGIVVLDETVSMVEFALRTIKFYQHESCGWCIPCREGTDWLKKTLTRFYNGYGNKKDIANIQYLAENMMGRTFCPLGDAAAMPTLGFIKKFREEFEEYLEGHRTEKALITTEELIGAAHH; encoded by the coding sequence ATGCCTACCCTTGTCTCCCACCCGGATGAAGTAAAGATCATCTCCCGCCGTTTCGGCGCCGGCGCTGCCGACATCGATAAGTACCTGGAGATGGATGGCTATAAGGCGGTCCAGATGGCGATTGAAAAAGGCGCCGAATGGGTCATCAATGAGATGAAGGCCAGCGGACTTCGTGGCCGCGGCGGCGCGGGCTTCCCCACCGGCCTGAAGTGGAGCTTCGTACCGAAGCAGAGTGAGAAGCCCAAGTACGTTCTGGTAAACGGCGACGAGTCCGAACCCGGTACCTGCAAAGATCACGTCATCTTCCTGCACGATCCCCACTCCGTTATTGAAGGCACCATGATCGCGGGCCTCGCCATCGGCGCGAAGATGGGTTTCATCTATCTGCGCGGCGAGTACCGCTACCTGTTGAAGGTCGTGGAGAAGGCTGTCGCCGATGCCTACGCCAAGGGCTTCCTCGGTAAGAACATCTTCGGCAAGGAAGGCGTGGACTTCGATATCGTCACGCAGACCGGCGCGGGCGCCTATGAAGTGGGCGAAGAGTCGGCCCTGATGGAATCGCTCGAAGGCAAGCGCGGCGTACCGCGCATCAAGCCTCCGTTCCCTGCTGTCGTGGGTCTCTACGGCGGACCGACCGTCATCAACAACGCTGAGACCATCGCCAGCGCGCCTCACATCCTGCTGATGGGCGGCGAGCCCTACGCAAAGGTTGGCTCTGAGCGGAATGGTGGAACGCGTCTTTTCGGTATCAGCGGCCACGTCGAGCGTCCTGGCGTTTACGAACTGCCGATGGGCTACAACTTGAAAAAGGCTATCTACGAGGTTGCGGGTGGCGTCAAGGGTGGACGCAAGCTGAAGGCCGTGGTTCCTGGCGGTTCGAGCTGCCCGGTGTTAAAGGCGGATGAGCTCGATGTCGGTCTTGACTTTGACCAGATGGGCAAAGCCGGCACCATGCTTGGCTCGGGCGGCATTGTTGTTCTGGACGAGACGGTTTCGATGGTTGAGTTCGCGCTCCGGACCATCAAGTTCTACCAGCACGAGAGCTGCGGCTGGTGCATCCCCTGCCGTGAAGGTACGGACTGGCTGAAGAAGACGCTGACGCGCTTCTACAACGGCTACGGCAACAAGAAGGACATCGCAAATATTCAGTATCTGGCAGAGAACATGATGGGCCGCACCTTCTGCCCGCTGGGCGATGCGGCCGCCATGCCAACGCTTGGATTCATCAAGAAGTTCCGCGAAGAGTTTGAAGAGTATCTCGAGGGTCATCGCACCGAGAAGGCCCTTATCACCACCGAAGAACTGATCGGCGCAGCGCACCACTAG
- a CDS encoding DUF3185 domain-containing protein: MKAATIVGILLILLGIVGFAMGGFSFKEHKKDVDLGPVQISHEEKHGVTIPPVLSGIALIGGIGLVVVGARSRAA, translated from the coding sequence ATGAAGGCAGCGACGATTGTAGGTATCCTCTTGATTCTGCTTGGCATTGTGGGCTTCGCCATGGGAGGGTTCAGCTTCAAAGAACACAAGAAAGACGTCGATCTGGGGCCGGTTCAGATTAGCCATGAAGAGAAACATGGCGTCACCATTCCGCCCGTCCTGAGCGGTATTGCGCTGATTGGAGGCATCGGTCTGGTTGTCGTCGGCGCCAGGAGCAGAGCAGCCTAG
- a CDS encoding DUF3592 domain-containing protein: MQRLFRVTALALGSILTLIGVGLGLAEGWFLLHAEHTQAVILTVENDHPRFLFNTKQSRQYEITSAKALPGLRRGQTVAIAYRPDDPTNAQIEAGTPRWFLALLFSGLGVIVTYLGLYLSRREHENQEF; encoded by the coding sequence ATGCAACGTCTGTTTCGTGTGACCGCCTTGGCCCTGGGGTCAATTCTTACGCTGATCGGAGTAGGGCTCGGACTCGCGGAAGGCTGGTTCCTGCTGCACGCGGAGCATACACAGGCCGTGATCCTGACGGTCGAAAACGATCATCCCCGTTTCCTCTTCAACACCAAACAGAGCCGGCAGTACGAGATCACCTCCGCGAAAGCACTGCCCGGGCTGCGCCGGGGACAGACCGTCGCGATCGCGTATCGCCCGGATGACCCCACCAATGCTCAGATCGAGGCAGGAACGCCGCGATGGTTTTTGGCACTGCTTTTTTCCGGCCTCGGAGTTATCGTGACCTACCTGGGGCTATACCTGAGCCGCCGAGAACATGAGAATCAAGAGTTCTAA
- a CDS encoding NADH-quinone oxidoreductase subunit C, whose translation MPATTLEKAEVLEQMAANPAVAALSSLLIDARFALNELTITVPKDQIVAAVKAVQAAGYNFMEDVTCVDWYPSEPRFHVTYHILSHSLKERVRLIAPVGSEDLSIDSITDVWPSANFYEREVFDLFGVHFGGHPNLRRIMMPDDWKGHPLRKDYPVEGYR comes from the coding sequence GTGCCTGCAACAACCCTGGAAAAGGCGGAAGTCCTGGAGCAGATGGCGGCTAATCCAGCCGTTGCCGCGCTCTCTTCCCTGTTGATCGATGCCCGGTTCGCGTTGAACGAGCTGACGATCACGGTTCCGAAGGATCAGATCGTTGCTGCCGTCAAAGCGGTTCAGGCTGCCGGCTACAACTTTATGGAAGACGTGACCTGCGTGGACTGGTACCCCAGCGAACCTCGCTTCCACGTCACGTATCACATCCTTTCGCACTCGTTGAAAGAGCGTGTCCGTCTGATTGCGCCGGTGGGATCTGAAGATCTGTCGATTGATTCCATCACCGACGTCTGGCCCTCGGCTAACTTTTACGAGCGCGAGGTCTTTGATCTCTTCGGCGTACACTTTGGCGGACACCCGAACCTGCGCCGCATCATGATGCCGGATGACTGGAAGGGTCACCCGCTGCGTAAGGACTATCCGGTGGAGGGTTACCGCTAA
- the nuoH gene encoding NADH-quinone oxidoreductase subunit NuoH, protein MSDFQLFVLITIIKIAVVLVITLTAVAYTVLLERKVIGRIQNRWGPSRVGPFGLLQPLADGIKLFLKEDLMPMSVERPLFVAAPVIALACALVSVAVVPFGQTFKIQGVDIFQVSNVNIGLLVILGITSIGVYGIALSGWSSNNKYSLMGSLRATSQVISYELALGLSLVGVVLRAGSLNLRDIVNSQVGHGFLSWNFFGGLQFVGFFIYIMAAYAETNRAPFDLPEAESELVAGYHTEYSSMKFAMFFMAEYANMLTVSCVATLLFFGGASSPFEGWLPAFGPVWLQSILPIFWFVAKVFSFLFLYIWVRATLPRFRYDQLMSFGWKFLLPLAMANILATSLIMALRS, encoded by the coding sequence TTGTCAGACTTTCAACTCTTCGTACTAATCACGATCATCAAGATCGCCGTGGTGCTGGTGATCACGCTGACGGCAGTGGCCTATACCGTGCTGCTGGAACGCAAGGTGATCGGCCGCATTCAGAATCGCTGGGGACCCTCGCGCGTAGGCCCGTTCGGCCTGCTGCAGCCGCTGGCTGACGGTATCAAGCTCTTCCTGAAAGAAGACCTGATGCCGATGTCGGTGGAGCGTCCGCTTTTCGTCGCCGCACCCGTCATCGCACTGGCCTGCGCTCTGGTCTCGGTTGCCGTGGTTCCCTTCGGTCAAACCTTCAAGATCCAGGGCGTCGATATCTTCCAGGTATCGAACGTCAACATCGGCCTGCTGGTGATCCTGGGCATCACCTCGATCGGCGTCTACGGCATTGCACTGTCGGGTTGGTCTTCGAACAACAAGTACTCGCTGATGGGTTCGCTGCGCGCTACGTCCCAGGTCATCAGCTACGAACTGGCTCTAGGCTTGTCTCTGGTAGGTGTGGTGCTGCGTGCGGGATCGCTGAATCTGCGCGACATCGTCAACTCACAGGTTGGTCACGGCTTCCTGTCGTGGAACTTTTTCGGCGGTCTGCAGTTTGTCGGCTTCTTCATCTACATCATGGCCGCATACGCTGAGACCAACCGCGCTCCGTTCGATCTTCCTGAAGCCGAGTCTGAGCTGGTCGCCGGCTATCACACCGAGTATTCGTCGATGAAGTTCGCAATGTTCTTCATGGCCGAATACGCCAACATGCTGACCGTCTCCTGCGTTGCGACGCTGCTCTTCTTCGGCGGCGCATCGAGCCCGTTTGAAGGCTGGCTGCCGGCCTTCGGTCCGGTCTGGCTGCAGTCTATCCTGCCGATCTTCTGGTTTGTCGCAAAGGTATTCAGTTTCCTGTTCCTGTACATCTGGGTGCGTGCTACGCTGCCGCGCTTCCGTTACGACCAGCTGATGAGCTTCGGCTGGAAGTTTCTGCTGCCTCTGGCGATGGCGAACATTCTGGCCACCAGCCTGATCATGGCGCTGAGAAGTTAG
- a CDS encoding transcriptional regulator yields the protein MDARLHTELWTSWASLLRTYCAAHGLNSKHHAVVEVGPEVILVRVNDRWLRFTASDMERDDCGKLHFALQEDGTVQYADVTEEMDHAAERLAREMFAVS from the coding sequence ATGGATGCGCGGCTCCATACCGAACTTTGGACCTCATGGGCGTCGTTGTTGCGCACCTATTGCGCCGCCCATGGGCTGAACAGCAAGCATCACGCCGTGGTTGAAGTCGGCCCGGAGGTGATTCTGGTGCGTGTCAATGATCGCTGGCTTCGCTTCACCGCCAGCGACATGGAACGCGACGATTGCGGCAAGCTTCACTTTGCTCTGCAGGAAGATGGCACAGTGCAGTACGCCGATGTAACGGAAGAGATGGACCACGCGGCAGAACGGCTTGCGCGGGAGATGTTCGCGGTATCCTAG
- a CDS encoding prepilin peptidase, with protein sequence MELSSLVLIGSFVLGLLLGSFLNVCISRLPLGESVIGGRSMCRSCGKTVRWYDNIPLLSWVILRARCRDCKAAISWRYPAVELATALWFLRSGSILWRDWNFTCDFCNQYQIQTNRVILDLAVLAAGYLLIGLMVMDWQTHTLPDSFTLTGIILGFALTCVHAMYLAPGEGELHLHRQVKLNSAGAGRSTGDLFITGPEAVVLGRVVAIAGAMLLLLIFHWAYKALRKREGMGMGDVKLLGMIAAFFGWWPAVLALFIGTVTATVFAVIQMARGRADRLTELPYGSFLAIGGLITAMAGPMLIEWYAGLLR encoded by the coding sequence GTGGAACTCTCGTCGCTGGTGCTGATCGGTTCGTTTGTATTAGGGCTGCTACTGGGTAGCTTTCTGAATGTATGTATCTCGCGGCTGCCATTGGGTGAATCGGTCATTGGCGGACGGTCCATGTGCCGAAGCTGCGGCAAGACAGTCCGCTGGTACGACAACATTCCACTGTTGAGCTGGGTCATTTTGCGGGCGCGATGCCGTGATTGCAAAGCGGCGATCTCCTGGCGGTATCCGGCGGTGGAACTTGCCACCGCGCTCTGGTTTCTCCGCTCCGGCTCGATCCTGTGGCGCGACTGGAACTTTACCTGCGACTTCTGCAACCAGTACCAGATCCAGACGAACCGCGTCATCCTGGACCTCGCCGTGCTGGCTGCCGGATATCTTTTGATTGGTCTGATGGTTATGGACTGGCAGACACACACGCTGCCGGACAGCTTCACCCTCACCGGAATCATCCTCGGCTTTGCCCTGACCTGCGTCCATGCTATGTACCTGGCGCCGGGTGAAGGAGAGCTTCATCTGCACCGCCAGGTGAAGCTGAATTCGGCGGGCGCCGGACGAAGCACAGGAGACCTGTTCATCACCGGACCGGAGGCGGTCGTCCTTGGCCGGGTAGTGGCTATCGCCGGCGCCATGCTGTTACTGCTGATCTTCCACTGGGCCTACAAAGCGCTGCGGAAACGCGAAGGCATGGGCATGGGTGACGTGAAGTTGCTGGGAATGATTGCCGCCTTTTTCGGCTGGTGGCCCGCAGTTCTGGCGCTTTTTATCGGAACAGTTACGGCGACCGTTTTTGCCGTCATTCAAATGGCACGGGGACGAGCCGACCGTCTGACCGAACTGCCCTATGGCAGTTTCCTTGCAATAGGAGGTCTGATCACGGCCATGGCAGGACCGATGCTGATCGAGTGGTACGCCGGCCTATTGCGATAG
- a CDS encoding thiazole synthase: MEPLVIAGKAFQSRLIVGTGKYKDGPETQRAIEASGAEMVTVAVRRVNLDRSKESLLDFIDPQRYFLLPNTAGCYTGEEAIRAARLGREVGLSDWVKIEVIGDQRTLYPDVQGTLLATQVLVKEGFTVLPYTSDDIVFAKRLIDAGAAAVMPLGAPIGSGLGLQNVANLRILREMITEVPLIVDAGVGTASDAAIALEMGFDAVLMNTAIAQANDPILMAEAMQHAVLAGRQAYLAGRMPRKLYATASSPLEGISR; this comes from the coding sequence ATGGAACCCCTTGTTATCGCCGGAAAGGCCTTTCAGTCGCGACTCATTGTTGGTACAGGGAAGTACAAAGACGGCCCTGAGACCCAGCGTGCCATTGAGGCTTCGGGAGCCGAGATGGTGACGGTGGCCGTGCGCCGGGTGAATCTCGACCGGTCCAAGGAGAGCCTGCTCGACTTTATCGATCCGCAGCGTTACTTCCTGCTTCCCAATACCGCCGGTTGCTACACCGGCGAAGAGGCCATCCGCGCTGCCCGTCTCGGCCGCGAAGTAGGACTCTCCGACTGGGTGAAAATCGAGGTCATCGGAGACCAGAGAACCCTCTATCCGGATGTACAAGGAACGCTGTTAGCAACTCAGGTTCTCGTCAAGGAGGGCTTTACGGTTCTCCCGTATACCTCTGATGACATTGTATTTGCGAAGAGACTTATTGACGCGGGCGCAGCTGCGGTGATGCCTTTGGGCGCTCCGATCGGCTCTGGCCTTGGACTTCAGAATGTCGCGAACCTGCGCATCCTGCGCGAGATGATCACCGAAGTTCCTCTAATCGTGGACGCCGGCGTCGGCACTGCTTCCGACGCTGCGATCGCCTTGGAGATGGGCTTTGACGCCGTGCTGATGAATACGGCGATCGCCCAGGCAAACGACCCCATTCTGATGGCGGAGGCGATGCAGCACGCGGTGCTCGCCGGCCGGCAGGCATACTTGGCGGGACGTATGCCCAGGAAGCTTTACGCCACGGCCAGCTCTCCACTGGAGGGGATCTCCCGCTAG